Proteins encoded by one window of uncultured Draconibacterium sp.:
- a CDS encoding AAA family ATPase, with translation MEFFQQVHKSLLQGSKDTIQRELMNSIDWNQRLICIKGFRSVGKTTFLLDYIKKYHPNSNDVLYLNLNNFYFTKRKISSFADEFAKRGGKLLLLDQIQKYPDWSADLRKCLDEIPDLKIIFTSSPVLRITEDNPDLEGIAKIYHLEGLSFREYLNYQTKSNFKAYTFEEILKNHEEIAQKVVDQIRPLAFFDDYLKNGYFPYHIHDENFYIDKLLKNINLALEIDVPYINQIEFKYLPKLRKLLHIIASETPFTPNVSKLATSVETSRATIMNYLKYLKHARLINLLYENGGSDDDQMKKPDKVYMQNTNLLNAIAPNNYDKATVRQTFFYNQVGYVCQLAKSPVADFCVNGKYKFNVGGRKLKPEKGIYAASDVIEVGQGNKIPLWLFGFLY, from the coding sequence TTGGAATTTTTTCAACAAGTACATAAATCATTACTTCAGGGGTCAAAAGATACCATTCAGAGAGAGCTGATGAACAGTATCGATTGGAACCAAAGGCTCATCTGTATCAAAGGATTCAGGAGCGTTGGAAAAACAACTTTTTTGCTCGATTATATAAAGAAGTATCACCCCAATAGCAATGATGTTTTGTATCTTAATCTGAATAATTTTTATTTCACAAAACGTAAGATCAGTTCATTTGCCGACGAATTTGCAAAGCGTGGAGGGAAATTATTGTTGCTCGATCAGATACAGAAGTATCCTGACTGGTCGGCCGATTTGAGAAAATGTCTGGATGAAATTCCGGACCTGAAGATAATTTTTACCTCTTCCCCGGTGTTACGAATAACCGAAGACAATCCGGACCTGGAAGGAATCGCCAAGATTTATCACCTCGAAGGATTATCATTTCGTGAATACCTGAATTATCAAACCAAAAGCAATTTTAAAGCATACACTTTTGAGGAGATATTAAAAAACCATGAAGAAATTGCCCAAAAAGTTGTTGACCAAATCAGGCCTCTGGCTTTTTTCGACGACTATTTGAAAAACGGTTATTTCCCTTATCACATTCACGATGAGAATTTTTATATCGACAAGTTGTTAAAGAATATCAACCTGGCATTGGAGATCGATGTTCCTTACATCAACCAGATTGAATTTAAATATCTTCCAAAACTCAGAAAGCTGTTGCACATCATTGCTTCAGAAACGCCTTTTACTCCAAATGTTAGTAAATTAGCAACTTCGGTTGAAACGTCGCGTGCAACAATTATGAACTACCTGAAGTATTTGAAGCACGCCCGACTCATCAACCTGCTTTATGAGAACGGCGGAAGTGATGACGACCAGATGAAGAAACCGGACAAAGTGTACATGCAAAACACAAACCTGCTAAACGCTATTGCTCCGAATAATTACGATAAAGCCACGGTGAGACAAACGTTCTTTTATAACCAGGTTGGCTATGTATGCCAGCTGGCGAAATCGCCGGTTGCCGATTTTTGTGTCAACGGAAAATACAAATTCAATGTTGGCGGACGAAAACTGAAACCCGAAAAAGGAATTTACGCTGCCTCGGATGTAATTGAGGTTGGCCAGGGAAACAAAATTCCTTTATGGCTCTTTGGATTTCTGTACTAG
- the nifJ gene encoding pyruvate:ferredoxin (flavodoxin) oxidoreductase gives MAKQKKMVTCDGNYAAAYMSYMFSEVACIYPITPSSTMAEYVDEWAAFGKKNMFGRPVRLAEMQSEAGAAGAVHGALQSGALTSTYTASQGLLLMIPNMYKIAGELLPTVFHVSARALAGHALSIFGDHSDVYAARQTGFAMLASGSVQEEMDLAGVAHLATLKSRVPFLAFFDGFRTSHEVQKIEAIAQEDIVPLVDMEAIQEFRNRALNPENPVTRGTAQNPDIFFQAKESANKFYDAVPDIVADYMDEISKITGRTYRPFTYYGAPDAENVIIAMGSVTETIKETIDYLTAQGKKVGLISVHLFRPFSAKHFVEALPDSVKRIAVLDRAAEPGSTGEPLFLDVQSQFYGKADAPVIVGGRYGLGSKDTTPSQILSVYENLEMKEPKGNFTIGIVDDVTFKSLPLKEEINMTPEGTYQAKFYGLGSDGTVGANKNSIKIIGDSTDKSCQGYFQYDSKKSGGFTCSHLRFGDKPIRSTYLVTTPDFVACHVPAYVNMYDVLKGLKKGGSFLLNSINDAEETKKQLPDAMKKYLAENEINFYIINGTKLGEEIGLGTRTNTIMQSAFFKITGVIPYELAVEQMKAAIVKSYGKKGEHIVNMNYAAVDAGGKNVVKVEVPAEWKDIVVADEAVVDADRPEYITKVVDVINAQKGDDLPVSTFAGSEDGQFPLGTAAYEKRGIAVNVPEWQSENCIQCNQCAYVCPHAAIRPFLMTEEEVEAAPAGTETKTATPAKVFGGLNFRIQVSPLDCTGCGNCADVCPSKVKSLVMKPLASQQAEVGRWDFMDKKVTVKETVVDKTKSVKNSQFAQPLFEFSGACAGCGETPYIKLITQLYGERMMVANATGCSSIYGGSAPSTPYCKHKESGHGPAWANSLFEDNAEYGFGFSEGVSAQRDRIAEIMTAALSNGASDAEKEVFGEWLEKKDNADGSVVATNKVLDVIKDSDSQYAKDIMLLKQYLVKKSIWVFGGDGWAYDIGYGGLDHVMASGEDVNVLVMDTEVYSNTGGQSSKSTPVGAVAKFAASGKKVRKKDLGAMMMSYGYVYVAQVAMGANQSQYFKALKEAEAYPGPSIIIAYSPCINHGLRASMGRTQEEEKKAVASGYWHLFRYNPLLEDEGKNPFQLDSKTPEWSQFQDFLNGEVRYTSLKKSFPAEADELFAAAEENAKWRYASYQRMAAMDYSKPEEGEE, from the coding sequence ATGGCAAAACAAAAAAAGATGGTTACATGTGACGGTAACTACGCAGCAGCGTATATGAGTTACATGTTCAGCGAAGTCGCCTGTATTTATCCGATCACTCCGTCGTCAACAATGGCAGAGTACGTTGATGAATGGGCTGCTTTTGGAAAGAAAAATATGTTTGGTCGCCCAGTACGTTTGGCAGAAATGCAAAGTGAAGCCGGTGCTGCCGGTGCTGTTCACGGAGCGCTGCAATCGGGTGCCTTAACTTCTACTTACACTGCATCACAGGGATTGTTGTTAATGATTCCTAACATGTACAAAATTGCAGGTGAGTTATTACCAACAGTATTTCACGTAAGTGCACGTGCCTTAGCGGGTCACGCATTATCAATTTTTGGCGACCACAGCGACGTTTACGCTGCCCGTCAAACAGGTTTTGCAATGTTGGCTTCAGGTTCGGTGCAGGAAGAAATGGACCTTGCAGGTGTTGCTCACTTGGCTACATTGAAATCAAGAGTTCCTTTCCTGGCTTTCTTCGATGGATTCCGTACTTCTCACGAGGTTCAGAAAATTGAAGCTATTGCTCAGGAAGACATTGTTCCTTTGGTTGACATGGAAGCAATTCAGGAATTCCGCAATCGTGCGTTAAATCCAGAAAATCCTGTAACCCGCGGTACAGCTCAAAACCCTGATATTTTCTTCCAGGCAAAAGAATCAGCGAACAAATTTTACGATGCAGTTCCTGATATCGTTGCTGACTACATGGATGAAATCAGCAAAATTACCGGCAGAACATACCGTCCTTTCACTTATTACGGTGCACCTGATGCTGAAAACGTAATTATTGCAATGGGTTCGGTTACTGAAACCATTAAAGAAACTATCGATTACTTAACTGCTCAAGGCAAAAAAGTTGGTTTAATTTCGGTACACTTGTTCCGTCCATTCTCAGCAAAACACTTTGTTGAAGCATTACCTGATTCAGTAAAACGTATTGCTGTTTTAGACCGTGCTGCTGAGCCGGGATCAACCGGGGAGCCATTATTCCTTGACGTTCAATCACAATTCTACGGAAAAGCAGATGCTCCTGTAATTGTTGGTGGTCGTTACGGTTTAGGATCAAAAGATACTACTCCTTCACAAATTCTTTCAGTTTACGAAAACCTTGAAATGAAAGAGCCAAAAGGCAACTTCACAATTGGTATCGTTGATGATGTGACTTTCAAATCACTTCCATTGAAAGAAGAAATCAACATGACTCCGGAAGGAACTTACCAGGCTAAATTCTATGGTTTGGGTTCTGACGGTACTGTTGGTGCAAACAAAAACTCGATTAAAATTATTGGTGACTCAACAGATAAATCATGTCAGGGATACTTCCAGTACGACTCGAAAAAGTCGGGAGGTTTCACTTGTTCACACTTACGTTTCGGGGATAAACCAATCCGATCAACTTACCTTGTTACCACTCCTGACTTTGTTGCTTGTCACGTTCCGGCATATGTAAATATGTACGACGTGCTGAAAGGCCTGAAAAAAGGTGGTTCTTTCTTGCTGAACTCGATTAACGACGCAGAAGAAACCAAAAAACAGTTGCCTGATGCAATGAAGAAATATTTGGCCGAGAACGAAATCAATTTCTACATCATTAACGGTACTAAACTGGGTGAAGAGATTGGTTTGGGAACTCGTACCAACACTATTATGCAATCGGCTTTCTTTAAGATTACCGGTGTAATTCCTTACGAATTGGCTGTTGAGCAAATGAAAGCTGCTATTGTAAAATCGTACGGTAAAAAAGGTGAGCACATTGTAAACATGAACTACGCAGCGGTTGACGCCGGTGGTAAAAACGTAGTAAAAGTTGAAGTTCCTGCAGAATGGAAAGACATCGTTGTTGCTGATGAAGCAGTTGTTGATGCCGACCGTCCGGAATACATTACTAAAGTGGTTGACGTAATCAACGCACAAAAAGGTGATGATCTTCCTGTTTCTACTTTTGCAGGATCAGAAGATGGACAATTCCCACTTGGAACAGCAGCTTACGAAAAACGTGGTATCGCAGTAAACGTTCCTGAATGGCAGTCGGAAAACTGTATTCAGTGTAACCAGTGTGCTTACGTTTGTCCTCACGCAGCTATTCGTCCGTTCCTGATGACAGAAGAAGAAGTTGAAGCAGCACCTGCAGGAACCGAAACAAAAACAGCAACTCCGGCAAAAGTATTTGGTGGATTGAATTTCCGTATCCAGGTATCGCCACTCGACTGTACAGGTTGTGGTAACTGTGCCGATGTTTGTCCATCGAAAGTGAAATCGCTTGTTATGAAGCCACTTGCATCTCAGCAAGCTGAAGTTGGTCGTTGGGATTTCATGGACAAAAAAGTTACTGTTAAAGAGACTGTTGTTGACAAAACAAAATCAGTTAAAAACTCACAGTTCGCTCAGCCATTGTTCGAGTTCTCTGGAGCTTGTGCAGGTTGTGGTGAAACTCCATACATTAAACTGATCACTCAGCTTTACGGCGAGCGTATGATGGTTGCCAACGCTACAGGTTGTTCTTCAATCTATGGTGGTTCTGCTCCTTCAACTCCATACTGTAAACACAAAGAGTCTGGTCACGGTCCGGCATGGGCTAACTCACTGTTCGAAGACAATGCCGAATACGGTTTTGGTTTCTCTGAAGGTGTTAGCGCACAACGCGACCGTATTGCAGAAATTATGACTGCTGCCCTTTCAAATGGTGCTTCTGACGCTGAGAAAGAAGTATTTGGCGAATGGTTGGAGAAAAAAGACAATGCTGATGGTTCAGTAGTTGCAACCAACAAAGTACTCGATGTAATTAAAGACAGCGATAGCCAGTATGCAAAAGACATCATGTTATTGAAACAATACCTGGTTAAAAAATCAATCTGGGTATTCGGTGGCGACGGATGGGCTTATGACATCGGTTACGGCGGTTTAGATCACGTAATGGCAAGCGGCGAAGATGTAAACGTATTGGTAATGGATACCGAGGTTTACTCTAACACCGGTGGTCAGTCGTCTAAATCTACTCCGGTTGGAGCAGTTGCAAAATTTGCTGCATCGGGTAAAAAAGTACGTAAAAAAGACCTTGGCGCTATGATGATGAGCTACGGTTACGTATACGTTGCACAAGTGGCAATGGGAGCTAACCAGTCGCAGTACTTTAAAGCACTGAAAGAAGCTGAAGCTTACCCGGGTCCTTCTATCATTATCGCTTATTCGCCATGTATCAACCACGGATTGCGTGCCAGCATGGGACGTACCCAGGAAGAGGAGAAAAAAGCTGTTGCTTCAGGATACTGGCACTTGTTCCGCTACAATCCACTGTTGGAAGACGAGGGTAAAAATCCATTCCAACTGGATTCGAAAACTCCGGAATGGAGCCAATTCCAAGACTTCCTGAACGGCGAGGTTCGTTATACTTCTTTGAAGAAATCGTTCCCTGCCGAAGCTGATGAATTGTTCGCAGCTGCTGAAGAAAACGCAAAATGGCGTTACGCGTCATACCAGCGTATGGCAGCTATGGATTATTCAAAACCTGAAGAAGGTGAAGAATAG
- a CDS encoding IS110 family transposase has translation MNPVEEFPRIIERGCGLDVHKDTVVASIKGKDIVERTETFGTFTEELEKLIGFLQNEGVSHIAMESTGVYWKPVYYVLEEYFEILLVNARHVKNVPGQKTDKMDSEWIAKLLLSGLLKGSFVPRQGIRELRVLHRHRRKLIHQRTAEKNRLQNILEDANIKLGSVVSDVFGKTGTAIVLAIASGEKDPGKLSELAKGSLVRKKAELKKALYGRITEHHIFMLQLILASMEHINNQIDCIEKRIDKYLNSMRNDVELLLTIPGVSVQIAAGILAEIGNDMVFFPSAKHLASWAGVCPGNNESAGKKYSSKITHGNKYLKTTLVEAAWAASHSKDCLMAAKHKTIAARRGSKKANMAIGHKILTAAYFVLRDKTPYLLSSQNKAIEEQRRLKRIQRLERQLADLKSVYQN, from the coding sequence ATGAATCCTGTCGAAGAATTCCCAAGAATCATTGAGCGAGGTTGTGGCCTTGATGTTCATAAGGACACAGTAGTCGCCAGCATCAAAGGTAAAGATATTGTTGAACGAACTGAAACTTTTGGCACATTTACCGAAGAACTTGAAAAGCTGATTGGTTTTCTCCAGAATGAAGGAGTAAGCCATATTGCGATGGAGAGCACAGGAGTTTATTGGAAACCTGTTTACTATGTACTTGAAGAATATTTTGAGATTTTACTGGTCAATGCCAGGCATGTAAAAAATGTTCCGGGGCAAAAAACGGATAAAATGGACAGTGAATGGATTGCCAAACTTCTGTTGAGTGGCTTGCTTAAAGGAAGTTTTGTTCCACGTCAAGGCATAAGAGAACTTCGGGTTTTGCACCGCCACCGAAGAAAACTGATACATCAGCGTACTGCTGAAAAGAACCGTTTGCAGAACATCCTTGAAGATGCCAACATCAAGCTAGGCAGCGTAGTTAGTGATGTTTTTGGCAAAACAGGAACAGCAATTGTTTTGGCAATCGCATCGGGAGAAAAAGACCCGGGGAAATTATCAGAACTGGCAAAAGGATCTTTGGTCAGAAAAAAAGCCGAACTAAAGAAGGCTTTATACGGAAGGATTACCGAACATCATATTTTTATGCTTCAACTGATTCTTGCATCAATGGAACATATCAATAATCAAATTGACTGCATTGAAAAAAGAATTGACAAATATCTTAACTCCATGAGAAATGATGTTGAATTATTACTTACTATTCCAGGAGTGTCGGTACAAATAGCTGCTGGGATACTTGCTGAAATTGGAAATGACATGGTATTCTTTCCGTCAGCGAAACATCTTGCCTCATGGGCAGGCGTGTGTCCAGGAAATAACGAAAGTGCCGGTAAAAAATATTCTTCAAAAATAACACATGGCAACAAATACCTGAAAACAACCCTGGTTGAAGCTGCATGGGCAGCATCACATTCTAAAGATTGTTTAATGGCTGCAAAACATAAGACAATTGCCGCACGTAGAGGAAGTAAGAAAGCAAATATGGCAATAGGACATAAGATCCTGACGGCTGCTTACTTTGTTCTAAGGGACAAAACGCCTTACTTATTAAGTAGCCAGAACAAGGCAATTGAAGAACAAAGAAGATTAAAAAGAATACAACGGTTAGAAAGACAATTAGCAGATTTAAAAAGCGTCTATCAAAATTAA